One segment of Anopheles stephensi strain Indian chromosome 3, UCI_ANSTEP_V1.0, whole genome shotgun sequence DNA contains the following:
- the LOC118514454 gene encoding BTB/POZ domain-containing protein 9-like, with protein sequence MRQDKTQIKTMNSTENNIQHTALLVKDLAQLHEKNDRADVTFIVESRRIPAHRVILAARSEYFQALLYGALMESMQDEIVLNVQLKPFQCLLQYIYSGSLSLDKMDQEELIDLVMLADQYGFGELKSAIGCWLCKKIRLTNVCILLRCSSLFQLGTLYHACLQYMDRHAAHVILHKSFLTLTFNLLNVLLDRKSFLISEVEKFHAIHKWCQQQKDSAQSFAKLYRKVSYTSMTYNQLFHIVRPSRVLQPDELLNVIAVKEHAEVVHTRPIRSSIYKREMLIPRNNGLKIVKLEYGKKNIS encoded by the exons ATGCGTCAAgataaaacacaaataaaaacgaTGAACAGCACAGAAAACAACATTCAACACACGGCACTACTTGTGAAAGATTTGGCCCAGCTGCACGAGAAGAACGACCGAGCGGATGTAACGTTCATCGTGGAGAGCAGGCGCATCCCAGCCCATCGGGTGATTTTGGCTGCCAGGAGCGAATACTTCCAGGCACTGCTGTACGGTGCACTGATGGAATCGATGCAGGACGAAATCGTTCTGAACGTTCAACTGAAACCATTCCAGTGTTTGCTGCAGTACATTTACTCCGGCAGTTTGTCGCTGGACAAAATGGATCAGGAAGAGCTGATCGACCTTGTCATGCTAGCCGATCAGTATGGATTTGGCGAGTTGAAGAGTGCGATTGGCTGCTGGTTGTGTAAAAAAATCCGTCTCACCAATGTGTGTATCTTGCTCCGATGTAGTAGTTTGTTTCAGTTGGGTACGCTGTATCATGCGTGCCTGCAGTACATGGATCGTCATGCAGCGCACGTTATACTGCACAAGTCATTCTTAACGCTTACCTTCAACCTGCTGAATGTGTTGTTGGATCGGAAAAGTTTTTTGATTAGTGAGGTTGAAAAATTTCATGCCATCCATAAGTGGtgccagcagcagaaggacAGTGCGCAGAGCTTCGCCAAACTGTACCGAAAAGTGTCGTACACATCGATGACTTACAACCAGCTGTTTCACATCGTTCGTCCCTCCCGGGTGCTTCAGCCGGACGAATTGCTGAATGTGATAGCGGTCAAGGAGCATGCCGAAGTGGTGCATACCCGTCCCATAC GTTCATCGATTTATAAACGGGAAATGCTGATCCCGAGAAACAATGGGCTGAAAATTGTAAAACTAGagtatggaaaaaaaaacataagctAA
- the LOC118514448 gene encoding F-box only protein 9: MDSTSSDAGKEDDDDSSSSSTSGSDAITPKRSELDDFRERWQQELKREQPVANAPAVATHATTVETDSVEHQARALFQQGSDLERSGKVFEAMRLYRRATQLVPDIEFRVYDKKHAKPKEDVTNDERLVEGLMERMMEANIDEDEENLENVDLVLRFQTLMARSGKLFERATGDRKLIVTSAHFSDLPMELILYILRWVVSNDLDMKSLERFASVCRGFYLLARDPEIWRHACMRIWGVNLGVLKGTPFSSWREMYISRPRILFHGCYISRTSYLRSGENSFQDQFYRPIQLVEYYRYFRFFADGKVLMLTTADEPQQCVVKLKPRCPTQNEILRGHYRLHDDVVIVAIQRNRPTASNAQMSGRPSRKVREIEPEYGQQTFLMELQIVSTAKRPFSQLHWKQYTMVQQRNNQEKTTQFELTSTKYPPLYFSRVKSYHQESDGPLK, from the exons ATGGATTCCACGTCCAGCGATGCCGGCaaggaggacgacgacgatagTTCGTCCTCTTCGACGAGTGGATCGGACGCAATCACTCCGAAACGGTCCGAGTTGGATGATTTCCGCGAACGGTGGCAGCAGGAGCTGAAGCGCGAGCAACCGGTTGCCAACGCACCAGCAGTTGCCACGCATGCTACGACCGTGGAAACTGATTCCGTCGAGCATCAGGCACGCGCGCTGTTCCAGCAAGGTTCGGATCTGGAACGAAGCGGCAAAGTGTTCGAAGCGATGCGGCTTTACCGTCGCGCTACGCAGCTCGTGCCGGACATCGAGTTCCGGGTGTACGATAAAAAGCACGCCAAACCGAAGGAAGATGTAACGAACGATGAGCGGCTCGTGGAAGGGTTGATGGAACGCATGATGGAAGCGAACATAGACGAGGATGAGGAAAATCTGGAAAACGTCGACCTGGTACTGCGCTTCCAGACGCTAATGGCCCGGTCGGGCAAACTGTTCGAACGTGCCACCGGTGACCGGAAGCTGATCGTGACGTCGGCCCACTTTTCCGACCTGCCGATGGAACTGATCCTGTACATACTGCGATGGGTTGTGTCGAACGATTTGGACATGAAATCGCTCGAACGGTTCGCATCCGTTTGTCGTGGGTTTTATCTGCTAGCGAGAGATCCGGAAATATGGCGCCATGCGTGCATGAG AATTTGGGGCGTGAACCTGGGTGTGCTGAAGGGAACGCCGTTCAGTTCCTGGCGCGAGATGTACATTAGCAGACCCCGGATACTCTTCCACGGGTGCTACATCAGCCGTACGAGCTACCTGCGTTCGGGGGAGAATAGCTTCCAGGATCAGTTCTATCGTCCGATCCAGTTGGTAGAGTACTATCGATACTTTCGCTTCTTCGCGGACGGCAAGGTACTAATGCTAACGACAGCCGACGAGCCGCAGCAGTGTGTCGTTAAGCTGAAGCCCCGATGTCCCACCCAGAACGAAATACTGCGGGGACACTATCG GTTGCACGACGACGTCGTTATCGTGGCCATTCAACGGAACCGTCCAACGGCGTCCAACGCCCAAATGTCCGGACGCCCGAGTCGCAAAGTGCGCGAGATAGAGCCAGAGTATGGGCAGCAAACGTTCCTAATGGAGCTGCAGATCGTAAGCACCGCCAAACGGCCCTTCAGCCAGCTGCACTGGAAACAGTACACGATGGTGCAGCAGCGAAACAATCAGGAGAAAACGACCCAGTTCGAGCTCACCAGCACCAAGTATCCACCGTTGTACTTTTCGCGCGTCAAGAGCTACCACCAGGAATCGGATGGACCACTGAAGTAG
- the LOC118514452 gene encoding GDP-mannose 4,6 dehydratase — MEGETTVTNRASDRKVALITGITGQDGSYLAEFLLDKGYEVHGIIRRASTFNTSRIEHLYADPRTHREGKMKLHYGDMTDSSALVKIIAQVRPTEIYNLAAQSHVKISFDLSEYTAEVDAVGTLRLLDAIRTVGQEKTVRFYQASTSELYGKVAETPQNEKTPFYPRSPYACAKMYGYWIVINYREAYNMFACNGILFNHESPRRGENFVTRKITRSVAKISLGQQEYLELGNLDSKRDWGHAKDYVEAMWLMMQQERPEDFVIATGETHSVREFVEKAFQYIGREIEWRGTGVDEVGVEKGTDTVRVRINAKFFRPTEVDLLLGDASKAKAQLGWSPKVTFLELIADMMAADIQLMKNNPSA; from the exons ATGGAGGGTGAAACGACGGTGACGAATCGCGCCAGCGATAGGAAAGTGGCACTGATAACAGGCATTACGGGTCAA GATGGATCATATTTGGCTGAGTTTCTGCTGGATAAGGGGTATGAAGTGCATGGAATAATCCGCCGGGCCAGTACATTCAACACTTCCCGCATCGAGCATCTGTATGCGGATCCACGCACACATCGCGAGGGAAAGATGAAGCTCCACTACGGTGATATGACCGACAGTAGCGCGCTGGTGAAAATTATTGCCCAGGTGCGGCCGACCGAAATTTACAACCTAGCCGCCCAAAGTCATGTGAAAATTTCGTTCGATTTGAGCGAATACACGGCCGAGGTGGATGCGGTCGGTACGCTCCGGCTGCTCGATGCGATCCGTACCGTGGGGCAGGAAAAGACGGTCCGCTTCTACCAAGCGTCCACGTCGGAACTGTACGGCAAGGTGGCCGAAACGCCGCAGAACGAAAAGACACCGTTCTACCCACGCTCACCGTACGCCTGTGCAAAGATGTACGGTTACTGGATTGTGATAAACTATCGCGAAGCGTACAACATGTTCGCCTGCAACGGGATCCTTTTCAACCACGAATCACCGCGCCGGGGAGAAAACTTCGTCACACGCAAGATCACTCGGTCGGTTGCGAAGATTTCGCTCGGACAGCAAGAGTACCTGGAGCTGGGTAATCTGGACTCGAAGCGTGACTGGGGCCACGCCAAAGACTACGTGGAAGCGATGTGGCTGATGATGCAGCAGGAACGGCCGGAAGATTTTGTCATTGCTACCGGGGAAACGCACTCGGTGCGAGAGTTTGTCGAAAAGGCGTTCCAGTACATTGGGCGCGAAATCGAGTGGCGAGGGACGGGTGTGGATGAGGTTGGGGTGGAGAAGGGTACCGACACGGTACGGGTGCGCATAAACGCCAAGTTTTTCCGCCCGACCGAGGTGGATCTGCTGTTGGGCGATGCGTCCAAAGCGAAGGCACAGCTGGGCTGGTCGCCGAAGGTAACATTCCTGGAGCTGATCGCCGACATGATGGCGGCGGATATACAGCTGATGAAGAACAACCCATCCGCGTAA
- the LOC118514453 gene encoding ADP,ATP carrier protein 1, with amino-acid sequence MSKKADPYAFAKDFLAGGISAAVSKTAVAPIERVKLLLQVQAASKQISADKQYKGIVDCFVRIPKEQGIGAFWRGNLANVIRYFPTQALNFAFKDVYKQVFLGGVDKNTQFWRYFLGNLGSGGAAGATSLCFVYPLDFARTRLGADVGRGAGEREFNGLLDCLKKTVKSDGIIGLYRGFNVSVQGIIIYRAAYFGCFDTAKGMLPDPKNTSIFVSWAIAQVVTTASGIISYPFDTVRRRMMMQSGRAKSEIMYKNTLDCWVKIGKQEGSGAFFKGAFSNVLRGTGGALVLVFYDEVKALLG; translated from the exons ATGTCCAAGAAGGCTGATCCCTACGCATTCGCCAAGGATTTCCTGGCCGGTGGTATTTCTGCCGCTGTCTCGAAAACGGCCGTAGCACCGATCGAACGTGTCAAGCTGCTGCTCCAGGTGCAGGCTGCCTCCAAGCAGATCAGTGCCGACAAGCAGTACAAGG GTATCGTCGATTGCTTCGTTCGTATCCCGAAGGAGCAGGGAATCGGTGCCTTCTGGCGCGGTAACTTGGCCAACGTGATCCGTTACTTCCCCACCCAGGCCCTGAACTTCGCGTTCAAGGATGTGTACAAACAGGTTTTCCTCGGTGGCGTCGACAAGAACACCCAGTTCTGGCGCTACTTCCTGGGTAACCTCGGATCCGGTGGTGCCGCCGGTGCGACGTCGCTGTGCTTCGTCTACCCGCTCGACTTCGCCCGTACCCGTCTCGGTGCGGACGTTGGCCGTGGTGCCGGCGAGCGCGAGTTCAACGGTCTGCTCGACTGTCTGAAGAAGACGGTCAAGTCCGATGGTATCATCGGTCTGTACCGTGGATTCAACGTTTCCGTTCAGGGAATCATCATCTATCGTGCAGCCTACTTCGGTTGCTTCGATACTGCCAAGGGAATGCTGCCGGACCCGAAGAACACCTCGATCTTCGTCTCCTGGGCCATCGCACAG GTGGTGACGACAGCTTCCGGTATTATTTCGTATCCATTCGATACCGTCAGACGACGCATGATGATGCAGTCTGGCCGTGCCAAGTCGGAGATCATGTACAAGAACACGCTCGACTGCTGGGTGAAGATCGGCAAGCAGGAAGGCTCCGGTGCGTTCTTCAAGGGCGCCTTCTCGAACGTCCTGCGTGGTACTGGTGGCGCGCTGGTGCTCGTATTCTACGACGAGGTTAAGGCTCTGCTCGGTTAA
- the LOC118514445 gene encoding uncharacterized protein LOC118514445: MLLKMDDAARSIAKQILSQFMSNDSMSSSDDASFGELEHLAELHKQIELKKAYREAYRGLNLGLFALKQGISRSGSDPFAEWLVKEQHATVQMVADKQREASYGTPELNREHTLFGGTRQTLMEQAELQKLQSVVRLQEQVRAKLASTRVVKQWEREKATFLAEQKELSKLDMVGEEIMQKRKEMLVRKHSEIATLLIGIGEGVEKTDELRLKLAEFTNQRRDELHDFQPSDGDMRSDEARKDGRFGGENGRDGRTCSPYFDTIDWNLGSVSMDLRLDLPFKNPNDFPDILTRLSSINTGKYQLKDVTPPISGAGDKRGSRKVNPPQKGAKVGAAPNKKPMAEHSPRNDATMEKRSKMSDSNGKADREMCSKENEYGNTGDSHETPNGENGPDTPKPLLKRNNYDKMAANGHPKVPRKNPALGSQRDATSPDPGAKASTGKRTTSPIPKGEVHKDEQKLPENRIRPSKAGSGMVNSNRSIPNNQSKGRKDPQPAINAQHQQRAQQERKRNTQPKHPEQPKRTRSMKVLSPVVGSSNAAKNAHKSPMATGADDFEPPVTMEMDDMQDDDCTPSNGSLDFGMQSSSGEFDMNLSGELQPDPDAMEQMDDELDFLSVKPVRVTRSKGQKKKHSSGGKGNNNNGGGSDMDSFDFAFGGTNSNESLEQQDDLF; this comes from the exons ATGCTGCTCAAGATGGACGATGCCGCACGGTCGATTGCGAAACAAATTCTTTCCCAATTCATG TCAAACGATTCCATGTCCTCGTCGGACGATGCGTCGTTCGGTGAGCTCGAACATTTGGCGGAACTGCACAAACAGATCGAACTGAAGAAAGCGTACCGGGAAGCGTACCGTGGACTGAATTTGG GACTGTTCGCGCTCAAGCAAGGTATCAGCCGCTCGGGAAGTGATCCGTTTGCCGAATGGCTCGTCAAGGAACAGCATGCCACCGTGCAGATGGTGGCCGACAAGCAGCGGGAAGCATCGTACGGTACGCCGGAGCTGAACCGTGAGCACACGCTGTTTGGTGGCACACGGCAGACACTGATGGAGCAGGCCGAGCTGCAGAAGCTGCAAAGCGTGGTGCGTCTGCAGGAGCAGGTACGTGCCAAACTCGCCAGCACGCGTGTGGTGAAGCAGTGGGAACGGGAAAAAGCTACCTTTCTGGCGGAACAGAAGGAACTGTCCAAGCTGGACATGGTCGGTGAAGAGATCATGCAGAAGCGCAAGGAGATGCTTGTGCGCAAGCACAGCGAAATAGCAACGCTGCTGATCGGTATCGGCGAAGGTGTGGAAAAGACCGATGAGCTACGGCTGAAGTTGGCCGAGTTCACGAACCAGCGGCGGGATGAGCTGCATGACTTTCAACCCAGCGATGGCGATATGCGATCGGACGAAGCAAGAAAGGATGGGCGGTTCGGTGGGGAAAATGGTCGGGATGGGCGCACCtgctcgccctactttgacaCGATCGACTGGAACCTGGGAAGCGTTAGTATGGATCTGCGGTTGGATCTGCCGTTCAAGAATCCGAACGATTTTCCCGATATCCTCACACGCCTCAGCTCGATTAATACGGGCAAGTATCAGCTGAAGGACGTTACGCCACCCATTAGCGGCGCGGGTGATAAGCGAGGCTCGCGAAAGGTCAATCCACCGCAGAAAGGGGCCAAAGTGGGAGCTGCTCCGAATAAAAAACCTATGGCGGAACATTCGCCGCGCAATGATGCTACGATGGAAAAGAGGTCGAAGATGAGTGATTCGAACGGGAAAGCTGATCGGGAGATGTGTAGCAAGGAAAATGAGTATGGCAACACTGGCGATAGCCATGAAACGCCAAACGGCGAAAACGGGCCCGACACTCCAAAACCTCTGTTGAAGAGAAATAACTACGATAAAATGGCGGCTAATGGACATCCTAAAGTACCGCGCAAAAATCCAGCCCTGGGTTCGCAGCGCGACGCAACATCACCAGACCCAGGGGCAAAAGCCTCCACCGGCAAGCGAACCACCTCACCGATACCGAAAGGAGAAGTTCATAAGGATGAACAAAAGCTGCCAGAAAACCGTATCCGCCCGTCGAAAGCCGGAAGTGGAATGGTCAACAGCAACCGCAGCATACCGAACAACCAATCGAAGGGTAGAAAGGATCCACAGCCTGCAATCAACGCACAGCACCAGCAACGTGCGCAACAGGAAAGGAAGCGTAATACCCAGCCGAAACACCCGGAACAACCGAAACGGACTCGTTCCATGAAGGTGCTTTCGCCGGTGGTAGGTTCTTCGAATGCAGCCAAGAACGCACACAAATCGCCCATGGCTACCGGTGCGGACGACTTTGAACCACCGGTAACCATGGAGATGGACGATATGCAGGATGATGATTGTACGCCCAGCAACGGCTCACTGGACTTTGGCATGCAAAGTTCCAGCGGTGAGTTTGATATGAATCTTTCCGGTGAGCTCCAGCCCGATCCGGATGCAATGGAACAGATGGACGACGAGCTGGACTTCCTCTCCGTAAAGCCGGTGCGCGTTACACGGAGCAAAggacagaagaagaaacataGCAGCGGCGGtaaaggcaacaacaacaacggtggTGGAAGCGACATGGACTCCTTTGATTTTGCTTTCGGTGGTACAAATTCGAACGAGAGTCTGGAGCAGCAGGACGATTTGTTTTAG
- the LOC118514451 gene encoding isovaleryl-CoA dehydrogenase, mitochondrial yields the protein MSAIRSLTSAAKLLSGRTPGARFWGGSMTVPARSMQHYPIDEHLFGLTEDQQQLRQTVFNFAQKELAPFAQEIDKQNEFKEMRSFWRKLGELGVLGVTVKPDYGGLGGSYLDHCIVNEELSRASGAIALSYGAHSNLCVNQIHRNGTEEQKARYLPKLCSGEHVGALAMSEAGSGSDVVSMKLRADKQGDYYVLNGTKFWITNGPIADTYIIYAKTDLSAKPQHGITAFIVERGTAGFSQGPKLDKLGIRGSPTGELIFEDAKVPAANILGGLNKGVYVLMSGLDLERLVLAAGPVGLMQAACDVAFAYAHARKQFNTRIGEFQLLQGKMADMYTTMNACRAYLYSVARACDRGQANPKDCAGVILYCAEKATQVALDAIQILGGNGYINDYPTGRIMRDCKLYEIGAGTSEIRRMLIGRALNKEYE from the exons ATGTCAGCGATACGCAGCTTAACCTCGGCGGCAAAGCTTCTGTCCGGACGGACGCCAGGCGCACGGTTCTGGGGTGGCTCCATGACCGTGCCGGCTCGATCGATGCAACACTACCCGATCGATGAACATCTGTTCGGATTGACGGAAGATCAGCAACAG CTACGCCAAACGGTGTTTAACTTTGCACAAAAAGAGCTGGCCCCCTTTGCGCAGGAGATCGACAAGCAGAATGAGTTCAA GGAAATGCGCAGCTTTTGGCGCAAGCTGGGCGAACTCGGAGTGCTCGGCGTTACGGTGAAGCCCGATTACGGTGGGCTCGGTGGTTCGTACCTCGATCATTGCATCGTAAATGAAGAACTTTCCCGTGCGTCCGGTGCGATAGCACTGTCGTACGGTGCGCACTCGAATCTGTGCGTCAACCAGATCCATCGCAATGGTACGGAGGAGCAGAAGGCACGCTACCTGCCCAAACTGTGCAGCGGTGAGCACGTCGGTGCGCTGGCCATGTCCGAGGCCGGTTCAGGCAGTGATGTCGTGTCGATGAAGCTGCGCGCCGATAAGCAGGGTGACTATTACGTGCTGAACGGTACCAAGTTCTGGATCACCAACGGCCCGATCGCCGACACGTACATCATCTACGCAAAAACGGACCTGAGCGCTAAACCACAGCACGGTATTACGGCGTTCATTGTGGAGCGTGGTACGGCCGGATTTTCGCAAGGTCCGAAGCTCGACAAGCTGGGCATTCGTGGCAGCCCGACCGGGGAGCTGATCTTTGAGGATGCGAAAGTACCGGCCGCTAACATACTCGGTGGCCTGAACAAGGGCGTGTACGTGCTGATGTCCGGGCTGGATTTGGAGCGGCTGGTGCTGGCCGCCGGGCCCGTCGGGCTTATGCAGGCCGCGTGCGACGTTGCGTTCGCGTATGCCCATGCGCGCAAACAGTTTAACACACGCATCGGCGAGTTTCAGCTGCTGCAGGGCAAGATGGCCGACATGTACACGACGATGAATGCGTGCCGCGCCTATCTGTACTCGGTTGCGCGGGCCTGTGACCGTGGCCAGGCCAACCCGAAGGATTGTGCCGGTGTCATTCTGTACTGTGCGGAAAAGGCGACGCAGGTGGCACTGGATGCGATTCAAATTTTGGGCGGCAACGGCTACATCAACGACTACCCGACCGGGCGCATCATGCGCGACTGCAAGCTGTACGAAATTGGCGCCGGTACGTCGGAGATAAGGCGTATGCTGATCGGGCGCGCACTCAACAAGGAGTACGAGTGA